TAGAAAGACTCCATATTATCTGGTCGGTGGGTGATTTCTTGTCCAGACGTGTAGACGTGAATGATTGTCAACATTTGCATTTGATGGAATGTCTTCAACTTCGGGAGGATTTTCTCTTTGAATGTCTTGTACTTGTTCCTCTTCAATCTGTGAACATCCTATGGATTAACCTTGAATGATTTTCTCTGTTGAAGATGAAGGTTCCCACTACGCAGTTgatggttccccctggattgaagCATTGTTAGTGATGATAGCTTTGGGAACTTCATCAGCCACTATCTCTTCAGCATCTTCTTTTGAGTGTTCGGAATGTTCATAACTCCTTGAAATATTGTTGTTGACAATTGGGATTTTTTCATCTTTGACTGGAACCTTGATGGTTGTAGGAATTGAGGGATTGCTTTTCCCCCCTCAACCAGAGAGGTGGAAGTCATGTTCGAATAGTCTTCAGATACTGATGGACTAGAGTCTTTGGTATGTTGTAATTGTGCAGAAGGGGAGATTAGGACTTCGACAAGTCTTGTAGTTTTTGGAGGATCGAAAAGTGTTTCATAGTCGACTTCTACAATGTTGACAGGTCGAGATCCAATTGGTAATTCATTCTCCATCATAAACTTTGGTTCATTGAGAGGAGTTGTCTTCCGGACATAgaaatcatcaaatttcacatcaaagctttctttTATGATTCTTGTTCTTCGAGTTAGAACTTTGTATGCTACCTTTTTTTAGTTGAATATCCCAAGACTATTCCTTCTTCTGATTTGGGTGCAAATTTGATCAAATGTTCTTTATTGTTGATtacaaaacacctgcaaccaaaaacgctaaagaaacgaacatttggttTACGATTGTTCAAACCTTCATATGGAGTCTTGTTAAGTCGTTTGTTGATGATGCTTTGGTTTTGTACAAAACATGATGTTGAGACCACTTCTGCCCAAAAGTAAAGAGGCAGATTTGAGAAGTTGATCATTGGCCTGGCAACTTCTACTATAATTATATTTCTTCTTTCTACCATGCTATTCTGCTgcggtgtgtaaggagctgagatgTTGTGATTAATGCCTTTTGACACCAGGAAGTCATTAAGCAATCGATTTGTAAATTCAGTTCCGTTGTCACTTCGGATTCTTCGAATGGGAAGCTTGATTTTTAATTCAATTTCCCTGATGAAGTTCATCAAGGTCTGTGGTGTTTTTGATTTTAGTCTTAACAAAAACAACCATGTGATATGAGTGTAGTCATCGACTATGACCATAATGTATTTCTTACAGTGTTGTAAATATCGGCCTAGGTGGGCGATTAATCGGCGCCTAGGCGCTTGGCGTTCCTCCACCGTCGACATTTATAGCTAATCGGCTTATATAATCAGACGTGGTCAAAGTCGGAGATAATCGGGTCTAGGCGGGTCTAGGCGCCCTAATCAGTCAACACAAGTCAACctaatttaaaatcatttcaagggCAAATTTGTCAAAATGGAACAATTGCTTCTAGGGTTGCTTCTAGTTTCTCATTGAATCATATGCAGTCAAAGAAAATTCACATTCTCTCCGCACTCAAACCATGAATGAACGAAAGAAGTGAAATGGCGACATCAATCTTCTTATTCCATTCACCTGTTTTATTTCTTTGATCTTCGCTTTTCAATTGTGGTTTCGACCGGTGATTCTTTGATGTTGGTTGTGGTGGGTCATACTCGACGGTATAATAGGGGATATGGAAGATGGCACGATGATGGTGGTTGCCAGCTGTTGATACGGGGCTGAAGTGGGAGGTATTCAAGGTGTCAAGAGTTCTCGGCAATAGCAGTTTCTTTGATGGATGTTCATAGTGTTTTAGAGGCTATAAGTTATTTGTAATTTGACTTTTTCTGCAGTAAATAAGAAGCTGTTGGCAGATTGTatcaggtggtggtggtgaactGGTGATGGTGGAGGTTATAGATTGATGAACTCCAACAAAATCATATATCTTCTTTGCTTCTCCGTTCTTCCCCAATTTTCTTTCTTTGATCAATTGCTACTTTTAGGTCACATGTATGTTTCTTTTGCGTGCCAAAACAGATCACCAACACCCAATTGATGAACATAAATGTTCAAAGTAATTGACTTTACCAATCTTTATCATTTACCCGTTATCTTTTATTGTATCAGGATGGTTTTTTCCTATTCAATTTGAAGACCTTTTTGTTATAGTTGAGGAAAGATCGATAACATCCACTTGGAAAAACTGTGgcaagtttaataaaagcatgtCGTGAGGCTTATGGGGGTAAGAACATCTTAATTTTTTGCTACAACCATCGTGTTGATGGACAACATCTTGGACCATTTCTAATGCATAATCTGTATAATCTTTGTACCGAATTACAGGTGCATACCGGTTGTTTGATATTTTGTCTCAGTGAAATTTGATTCACATTTGTTAGAGGCTGCAACATTCAATATTATGTTTTCTATATTTGATATGTGGAAAAGGGCATTTCTTTGTTTGAAAGCAGTAGCATTAGCATTCAACCAGACAGTTTCATCATGAGTGTAGTTGTGCATTTCTACAGGTCAGCAGGCTTGCAAGTAAAGGTTGAAGCTGTTTTGAGTAGCATCAATAGTTTGGGCGTCTCTTTTCTCAACACTCTTCAAATTGGATCCAAGATAAACCATgcgcactacaagaaaaagactcttttacgacgcgcaaaccacgacactcactGATTtctgttacgcaaaagagagtgacattaaaaaagtgtcgtcTCTTCAATaaatttaaggatttatgtcacgcattattgcgtgcccttaaattagtgtctcatgtaaaaaaaaattaaaacacggagggcactttaacTAAAATGTGTGTCCTCTGTGAATGTCGCTTTATGTTTTAATCAAAACGCACGTTCttgaaagggggaaatgaaatctctAAAAATTAAAACCCCGCTTATTCCAAGTGAAAAATTAAAACCCACTCCTCTTTCAATTAGCAAGAAATAAGCCTAGGGTCTTCGTCTTCCACTCTCTCCCACTAACCTAAAACCCAACCTGCGATTTCATAGAGATTGTTATTATGATTTAAGAAGCAAAGAAAAAGACAAGGAAGGATAGTACTACTAAATTCCACAAAATCGCAGGGACTAGGGCTTTTTTTTCATGAACGGAAACACTTGGTGCTCTCTGGCCTTTGCAACAATCGATCGATGATCTCGCCTCACCTCGCCGACAACATCTTTGCTCACTTCTCCTCCAACGACCTTAGGGATATTTTCCTCTGACGACCTCGGGCTCATGTGACCTCGTCGGGGACTGCTCAAATTTCCTCACCCTAGCCCGACTAAGATATGCTTTGGCTATTCTCTCTTCCTAATGTTTTCGTTCTTCTATTTCTTTAATTTCTCCTCTATTCATAGCTTTGGTTTCGATTTTGGATCTTCTCATCTTCTCCTGTGTAAAATCCTAACTGAAAAATTATGCAGGTTTCCACGATCCTCACTTCTACTCTCTAAGCATCTCATGTATGCTTTGTTCCTTCTCCCTTATTTTAATTCTTCTTGTTTGATGTCTTAGGTGCGATATCCTTCCCCCTACTTTTTTGCTTCTCGGTTAGGTTTTGACAATGTGAATTTTTAGGATTCGAAGATGGGTAGTTACAGTGATAACGAAGATGAATTTTTTGACGCCCGTGAGGCGTTTGCTTCAATGTCTGACTCAGGCTCCGATTGCTCCCCAAAAGACTGTTCTACCACTGTATTCGACTATGATTATTGGGTTGGGAATCTGGAAGGTGTTGAATCCCGTTGTGATAAATTCCTGAGATTAATGGGTTTAAATTCTAAATGGCTTGTAAACAGAGAAGGATAAGAGGAGTATGAAGATGATTTCATTAATGAAAAAATGAAGACATAATTCTTGTCTCGCCTCAAAATTCAGACTTTCAAGATCGTATTTTGTGTAGGTAGCCATCATTGACTATTTGGTCAAGTACAACCATGGAGTTGATACCTTCTGGTTTAAATCACATCAAAACTGGAAATTGGGATGAATAAGGTGAAAACATATTGATAAAAAGATCATTCGACTTCCATGAAGATGGTTTAGTAAGGAATTTTAGTTCATCTTCTCATAGGTCATCACGTAAAGAAGGTGAAACTGTTAATTTGTTAGATATGAGGAAGAAAGTAAAGAAGAATTGGCTCCAAAAGCTAAGTATCGTGGCTAGAGTCACAGATAAACAAGAGGAATCAGTAACTTTGAAGCCCAATAACACAAACTCAAAAACCAGTTCAGTTCCTATACACACACATAAAAAGAAATCAAAAGAATTATCATCTCTTTATGCCACACAAGAGTTTTCAGCACATAATGGTTACATCTCAATTATAAATTTCAGTCATGATGGTAGATACTCAGCAAGTGCTAGTGAAGATTGTATTATccgcatttggaaattttttgaaGATCAAGATCCATGGACATGGTGGAGAAATCTTGTCCCTTTCATGGTCTAGAAAAGGGGTTAGTAACTTAGAATTATaacactttatttataaaatacccaaaatgcatAGAAGTCCTAATAAACTTCTCTGTTAAACTAATACAGTATCTTCTATCATCTTCTGTGGATAACACAGATCGAATGTGGAAAGTTGGACATAATGAATGCGTGAAAAGTTTTACTCATAAGAACTATGGTGAGTGAAtgcaattttttttatgttttttttgatAAATCAATTTTAATTGTGCATATGTTTTTACTTGGTTTGATTTTATGATGCAGTGACAAGTGTGGAGTTTAATCCTGTGGAtgataattattttattagtggAACCACACGAATTCAACTTTAGACAGAAGGTTAAAATGGTcgtttttttctaaaaaacaaaAACTTGCATTCGTTATGTTAGGAAACTAAAAACGAGCCTCTTCTAGAAGAACTATTAGATATTGGAATTCAAGAGAAAGAAGGGAAAGCTGAACCTAATTCATTAGCCCATATCAATGCAGAATAGCAGTCCGGTGATGATCCAATGGCTGATAATCAAACCGATACGCAACCAGCCAATGAAACCACTTGTGAAAATGACGTAAACACCCCTGAAATTGTAAACGACCAACGAACTGTGGaagaagaacaaaacatttcaaCACAGAACTCAGAAGCACGACAGACAATAAGTAAGATAGTTTATTTTTGTACTTTAGGAGACCTATTTATGATGATAGCATTAAACTTTTAAGTTACTAATTATTGTTAAGGTTGAAATCACCAATTGATGGGAAATgattaatttcattttttaaaattgcAAGATCTTCATGTGAACCCTGGTGTTCAACAAAATTACTAAGTAGGCTCTATGTATCTCCTGCCATATCAAATACATGACCAATACTTATGTTCAATTACTAAGTAGGCTCTGGATAAGGGGTTGGATTTGCTTTTATCTTGTTGTATCTTTAATCTGCAATTTCTACTTTGGTGTTGTTTATGAATTATCGGGctt
The genomic region above belongs to Lactuca sativa cultivar Salinas chromosome 4, Lsat_Salinas_v11, whole genome shotgun sequence and contains:
- the LOC111914569 gene encoding uncharacterized protein LOC111914569, translated to MGSYSDNEDEFFDAREAFASMSDSGSDCSPKDCSTTVFDYDYWVGNLEGVESRCDKFLRLMGLNSKWLVAIIDYLVKSFDFHEDGLVRNFSSSSHRSSRKEGETVNLLDMRKKVKKNWLQKLSIVARVTDKQEESVTLKPNNTNSKTSSVPIHTHKKKSKELSSLYATQEFSAHNGYISIINFSHDGRYSASASEDCIIRIWKFFEDQDPWTWWRNLVPFMYLLSSSVDNTDRMWKVGHNECVKSFTHKNYVTSVEFNPETKNEPLLEELLDIGIQEKEGKAEPNSLAHINAE